A DNA window from Argopecten irradians isolate NY chromosome 10, Ai_NY, whole genome shotgun sequence contains the following coding sequences:
- the LOC138333555 gene encoding CST complex subunit CTC1-like isoform X1 produces MVLWTAMKDGCMDNLHIDIAYGDFVEKAKFCGFIPTKHNEWLESVYRIWRGSELNVEYVLRTTVDSCPDVDALTLCLGVDVAWCINQNTAFHSELCTPVPATSVTGIISGNTLIHKRCILVGRVTAAQSDHPGQLVISDSTGSIPVEVKNCDCAEVLPLLHQWAVFPSWNLVITHRGKSYLELCVKPEVINPNSCHRLRCKPLTVVTTETASILLLHKDTLAPGCVNIVATVEAVGEIHRVKTDLLFCIRLQQRVNIIVKKPEYLHWQKFLIPGEEMIFTDMRPTTLKKGAGSSVKVFVPWKDSQLLSPSSVDYTHVSLQEWLGEEGKETDNHDGLTLEEIEEEEEDNRDMASYQGVVTSDELVYLGIYILDYKVGLCVSCVPAVHKFQSLRVGSKVIIYNAHISRSKQFPQTRILCCTSSCVKTVEFSSLENKPKNVSLPVGLQQSLKKYCVTQALLDTFINYAWCLNRKFARNFHRELPSIIETTFEHCCSSDHNRVGRLYMQEFLSKTHRCGIMQNQDGNDTYSDVPDMDNFTQEMRCLTTGADNLSSDSSDTDWGFHHLHQGRPLKLLVGILDLSSKNGRVQLWDDTGSVDCVITMTTSEGHTCTQICSCDDLDPGSNFRCPFIHPCCVGAVVAVTDFTVIREQFSCLNSSLSKMKLTDSSRSQSDVCYVVFSLLDVVLMYKPLIDKIPLELIPHKKGKVDHGDGGQSTVKGRQYILITHRETLIVERWIHSDSRNRMAVQGHILPFTDEESINWDAIQKILEDQHSQSNNKQNEHLNATPHQSTNPESKDTFSPAVIFLFQNDAVQWCNTILPGGVYRILSPTEKLCPPGAGSWHLKKAIAKSGGRRVHEVPANAQLFRVFPENTMKTPPTILSFTRNQPIKSILSEKCEETLVSFEGVVVRRYPVDGHHTTTKRPQSNDHHIDSGTGWGSPDGCGVKVVVKCPRSGDEVDVYFNLDSFVYPLGLLPGAGVWLERLERKVSRKNNVYCQYIAVSCLHIQYHTDLSSEIPQANTETGPLRLVYLADIWMNRSFCSPFPVCCHVERFLKVSLKWVCHKCGGVCVGGACPNPGCQSDHGTRFLARAR; encoded by the exons ATGGTACTATGGACAGCGATGAAGGATGGATGTATGGATAACTTACATATTGACATAGCATATGGAGACTTTGTGGAGAAAGCCAAATTTTGTGGCTTCATACCAACAAAACACAAC GAATGGCTAGAAAGTGTGTACAGAATATGGAGAGGTTCAGAGTTGAATGTCGAGTATGTACTAAGGACGACTGTGGATAGCTGTCCTGATGTCGATGCCCTCACTCTGTGCCTGGGAGTGGATGTGGCTTGGTGTATAAATCAGAACACAGCATTCCACAGCGAGCTCTGCACACCTGTTCCAGCCACTTCTGTGACAGGAATCATTTCAGGGAATACTTTGATACACAAAAG ATGCATTTTAGTTGGACGTGTAACAGCAGCCCAGTCGGACCACCCAGGGCAGTTGGTGATCTCCGACTCTACAGGTTCTATTCCAGTTGAG GTGAAGAATTGTGACTGTGCAGAGGTACTGCCGTTGTTACATCAATGGGCAGTATTCCCTTCCTGGAACCTCGTCATCACACACAGAG gtaaatcttaCCTAGAACTGTGTGTGAAGCCGGAAGTGATAAATCCTAACTCCTGTCATCGTCTACGGTGTAAACCACTTACGGTTGTTACAACTGAAACTGCATCAATACTGCTTCTGCACAA GGACACCTTGGCCCCAGGATGTGTGAATATAGTTGCCACTGTTGAAGCTGTTGGTGAAATCCACAG AGTTAAAACTGACCTGCTGTTCTGTATACGTCTTCAGCAAAGAGTGAACATCATTGTCAAG AAACCAGAGTATCTACACTGGCAGAAGTTCCTTATACCCGGAGAGGAAATGATTTTCACTGACATGAGACCTACAACACTAAAGAAG GGAGCAGGGTCCAGTGTAAAAGTGTTTGTTCCCTGGAAAGACAGTCAGCTCCTCAGCCCTTCATCAGTAGACTACACACATGTGTCACTTCAG GAATGGCTGGGGGAGGAAGGTAAGGAAACAGACAACCATGATGGACTGACACTAGAGGAGAtagaggaggaggaagaggacAATCGAGATATGGCATCTTATCAG GGAGTTGTGACTTCAGATGAATTAGTCTACCTTGGAATATACATACTAGATTACAAAGTTGG GCTGTGTGTTAGCTGTGTGCCTGCTGTACACAAATTCCAGTCTCTTAGGGTGGGGTCAAAGGTCATTATTTACAATGCTCACATCAGCCGTTCTAAACAG TTTCCCCAGACTAGAATCTTGTGTTGTACAAGTAGTTGTGTCAAAACTGTAGAGTTCTCCAGTCTTGAAAATAAACCTAAG AATGTGAGCCTTCCAGTGGGATTACAACAGAGCCTGAAGAAATATTGTGTAACTCAAGCACTCCTGGATACTTTCATCAACTATGCCTGGTGCCTCAACAGGAAATTTGCCAGAAACTTTCATCG TGAACTCCCTAGTATAATCGAGACCACCTTTGAACATTGCTGTAGTTCAGACCATAACAGGGTAGGGAGACTGTATATGCAGGAGTTCCTCTCCAAGACACACAGATGTGGTATAATGCAGAATCAG GATGGAAATGACACTTATTCTGATGTACCAGATATGGACAACTTCACACAGGAGATGAGGTGCTTAACAACAGGGGCAGACAATTTGTCATCAGACAGCAGTGACACCGACTGGGGATTTCATCACCTACATCAGGGGAGGCCACTCAAG CTTTTAGTTGGAATCCTAGACCTTTCATCAAAGAATGGACGAGTCCAGCTGTGGGACGATACTGGATCTGTAGACTGTGTCATCACCATGACAACAAGTGAAGGTCATACCTGTACACAAATCTGCAGTTgtgatgaccttgaccctggTTCGAACTTTCGATGCCCGTTTATACATCCTTGTTGTGTGGGTGCTGTAGTAGCTGTTACAGACTTCACTGTGATTCGGGAACAGTTTTCTTGTTTGAACAGTTCCTTAAGTAAAATGAAACTCACAGATTCGAGTCGGAGTCAAAGTGatgtatgttatgttgtgttttctttgttAGATGTTGTGCTGATGTATAAACCTTTGATAGATAAGATTCCGCTGGAGCTGATTCCCCACAAGAAAGGTAAAGTAGATCATGGTGATGGTGGGCAGTCGACAgtcaaggggagacaatataTACTGATAACACATAGAGAAACATTGATAGTAGAGCGATGGATCCACAGTGATTCACGGAACAGGATGGCAGTTCAGGGTCACATTCTACCCTTCACAGATGAGGAATCCATAAACTGGGATGCAATACAGAAGATTTTAGAAGATCAACATTCTCAGTCAAACAACAAACAGAATGAACACCTGAATGCCACTCCACACCAATCCACTAATCCAGAATCAAAAGACACTTTTTCACCAGCTGTGATATTTTTGTTCCAAAACGATGCTGTGCAGTGGTGTAACACCATATTACCGGGAGGAGTGTATAGAATTTTATCACCTACAGAGAAGCTTTGTCCACCAGGGGCTGGATCATGGCACCTAAAGAAAGCTATAGCGAAGTCTGGAGGAAGAAGGGTACACGAGGTCCCGGCCAATGCACAGCTCTTCAGGGTTTTCCCAGAAAATACTATGAAG ACACCTCCTACAATCCTCAGTTTCACAAGGAACCAACCAATCAAGTCAATCCTGTCAGAAAA ATGTGAAGAGACACTTGTGAGCTTTGAGGGAGTGGTGGTTAGACGATATCCTGTAGACGGCCACCATACCACCACAAAGAGACCACAATCTAATGACCATCATATAGATTCAGGGACAG GTTGGGGGTCTCCGGATGGTTGTGGAGTGAAAGTTGTTGTGAAGTGTCCAAGGTCAGGTGACGAAGTGGATGTCTATTTTAACCTTGACAGTTTTGTGTACCCGCTGGGGCTACTCCCAGGGGCAGGGGTGTGGTTAGAGCGACTCGAAAGAAAGGTGTCACGAAAAAACAATGTTTACTGTCAATACATAGCAGTTTCCTGTCTCCATATACAGTATCACACAGACCTGAGCAG TGAAATTCCCCAAGCTAATACAGAGACAGGACCTCTTCGTCTGGTCTACCTGGCTGATATATGGATGAACAGGAGCTTTTGCTCACCATTTCCAGTCTGTTGTCATGTAGAGAGATTCTTAAAGGTGTCCCTGAAGTGGGTGTGTCACAAATGTGGAGGAGTTTGTGTGGGTGGGGCATGTCCTAACCCTGGCTGTCAGTCAGATCATGGTACACGGTTCCTGGCCAGGGCGAGGTGA
- the LOC138333555 gene encoding CST complex subunit CTC1-like isoform X2: MVLWTAMKDGCMDNLHIDIAYGDFVEKAKFCGFIPTKHNEWLESVYRIWRGSELNVEYVLRTTVDSCPDVDALTLCLGVDVAWCINQNTAFHSELCTPVPATSVTGIISGNTLIHKRCILVGRVTAAQSDHPGQLVISDSTGSIPVEVKNCDCAEVLPLLHQWAVFPSWNLVITHRGKSYLELCVKPEVINPNSCHRLRCKPLTVVTTETASILLLHKDTLAPGCVNIVATVEAVGEIHRVKTDLLFCIRLQQRVNIIVKKPEYLHWQKFLIPGEEMIFTDMRPTTLKKGAGSSVKVFVPWKDSQLLSPSSVDYTHVSLQEWLGEEGKETDNHDGLTLEEIEEEEEDNRDMASYQGVVTSDELVYLGIYILDYKVGLCVSCVPAVHKFQSLRVGSKVIIYNAHISRSKQFPQTRILCCTSSCVKTVEFSSLENKPKNVSLPVGLQQSLKKYCVTQALLDTFINYAWCLNRKFARNFHRELPSIIETTFEHCCSSDHNRVGRLYMQEFLSKTHRCGIMQNQDGNDTYSDVPDMDNFTQEMRCLTTGADNLSSDSSDTDWGFHHLHQGRPLKLLVGILDLSSKNGRVQLWDDTGSVDCVITMTTSEGHTCTQICSCDDLDPGSNFRCPFIHPCCVGAVVAVTDFTVIREQFSCLNSSLSKMKLTDSSRSQSDVCYVVFSLLDVVLMYKPLIDKIPLELIPHKKGKVDHGDGGQSTVKGRQYILITHRETLIVERWIHSDSRNRMAVQGHILPFTDEESINWDAIQKILEDQHSQSNNKQNEHLNATPHQSTNPESKDTFSPAVIFLFQNDAVQWCNTILPGGVYRILSPTEKLCPPGAGSWHLKKAIAKSGGRRVHEVPANAQLFRVFPENTMKTPPTILSFTRNQPIKSILSEKCEETLVSFEGVVVRRYPVDGHHTTTKRPQSNDHHIDSGTGWGSPDGCGVKVVVKCPRSGDEVDVYFNLDSFVYPLGLLPGAGVWLERLERKVSRKNNVYCQYIAVSCLHIQYHTDLSSEIPQANTETGPLRLVYLADIWMNRSFCSPFPVCCHVERFLKVSLKWVCHKCGGVCVGGACPNPGCQSDHGTRFLARASVIVEDGTSAAIVTVRDSAVQKLLMLSDGEWSSLQGVIHKEGEVFLQKTRPEFGSPVAMFVYHLCESAMVKKDWEMWLRTRTWGSTDSSSGGSLDDMALDEFVLKNVDTGLAMIETRCLPFLQLDCVEVRDRDLRKWTLLYLQ; encoded by the exons ATGGTACTATGGACAGCGATGAAGGATGGATGTATGGATAACTTACATATTGACATAGCATATGGAGACTTTGTGGAGAAAGCCAAATTTTGTGGCTTCATACCAACAAAACACAAC GAATGGCTAGAAAGTGTGTACAGAATATGGAGAGGTTCAGAGTTGAATGTCGAGTATGTACTAAGGACGACTGTGGATAGCTGTCCTGATGTCGATGCCCTCACTCTGTGCCTGGGAGTGGATGTGGCTTGGTGTATAAATCAGAACACAGCATTCCACAGCGAGCTCTGCACACCTGTTCCAGCCACTTCTGTGACAGGAATCATTTCAGGGAATACTTTGATACACAAAAG ATGCATTTTAGTTGGACGTGTAACAGCAGCCCAGTCGGACCACCCAGGGCAGTTGGTGATCTCCGACTCTACAGGTTCTATTCCAGTTGAG GTGAAGAATTGTGACTGTGCAGAGGTACTGCCGTTGTTACATCAATGGGCAGTATTCCCTTCCTGGAACCTCGTCATCACACACAGAG gtaaatcttaCCTAGAACTGTGTGTGAAGCCGGAAGTGATAAATCCTAACTCCTGTCATCGTCTACGGTGTAAACCACTTACGGTTGTTACAACTGAAACTGCATCAATACTGCTTCTGCACAA GGACACCTTGGCCCCAGGATGTGTGAATATAGTTGCCACTGTTGAAGCTGTTGGTGAAATCCACAG AGTTAAAACTGACCTGCTGTTCTGTATACGTCTTCAGCAAAGAGTGAACATCATTGTCAAG AAACCAGAGTATCTACACTGGCAGAAGTTCCTTATACCCGGAGAGGAAATGATTTTCACTGACATGAGACCTACAACACTAAAGAAG GGAGCAGGGTCCAGTGTAAAAGTGTTTGTTCCCTGGAAAGACAGTCAGCTCCTCAGCCCTTCATCAGTAGACTACACACATGTGTCACTTCAG GAATGGCTGGGGGAGGAAGGTAAGGAAACAGACAACCATGATGGACTGACACTAGAGGAGAtagaggaggaggaagaggacAATCGAGATATGGCATCTTATCAG GGAGTTGTGACTTCAGATGAATTAGTCTACCTTGGAATATACATACTAGATTACAAAGTTGG GCTGTGTGTTAGCTGTGTGCCTGCTGTACACAAATTCCAGTCTCTTAGGGTGGGGTCAAAGGTCATTATTTACAATGCTCACATCAGCCGTTCTAAACAG TTTCCCCAGACTAGAATCTTGTGTTGTACAAGTAGTTGTGTCAAAACTGTAGAGTTCTCCAGTCTTGAAAATAAACCTAAG AATGTGAGCCTTCCAGTGGGATTACAACAGAGCCTGAAGAAATATTGTGTAACTCAAGCACTCCTGGATACTTTCATCAACTATGCCTGGTGCCTCAACAGGAAATTTGCCAGAAACTTTCATCG TGAACTCCCTAGTATAATCGAGACCACCTTTGAACATTGCTGTAGTTCAGACCATAACAGGGTAGGGAGACTGTATATGCAGGAGTTCCTCTCCAAGACACACAGATGTGGTATAATGCAGAATCAG GATGGAAATGACACTTATTCTGATGTACCAGATATGGACAACTTCACACAGGAGATGAGGTGCTTAACAACAGGGGCAGACAATTTGTCATCAGACAGCAGTGACACCGACTGGGGATTTCATCACCTACATCAGGGGAGGCCACTCAAG CTTTTAGTTGGAATCCTAGACCTTTCATCAAAGAATGGACGAGTCCAGCTGTGGGACGATACTGGATCTGTAGACTGTGTCATCACCATGACAACAAGTGAAGGTCATACCTGTACACAAATCTGCAGTTgtgatgaccttgaccctggTTCGAACTTTCGATGCCCGTTTATACATCCTTGTTGTGTGGGTGCTGTAGTAGCTGTTACAGACTTCACTGTGATTCGGGAACAGTTTTCTTGTTTGAACAGTTCCTTAAGTAAAATGAAACTCACAGATTCGAGTCGGAGTCAAAGTGatgtatgttatgttgtgttttctttgttAGATGTTGTGCTGATGTATAAACCTTTGATAGATAAGATTCCGCTGGAGCTGATTCCCCACAAGAAAGGTAAAGTAGATCATGGTGATGGTGGGCAGTCGACAgtcaaggggagacaatataTACTGATAACACATAGAGAAACATTGATAGTAGAGCGATGGATCCACAGTGATTCACGGAACAGGATGGCAGTTCAGGGTCACATTCTACCCTTCACAGATGAGGAATCCATAAACTGGGATGCAATACAGAAGATTTTAGAAGATCAACATTCTCAGTCAAACAACAAACAGAATGAACACCTGAATGCCACTCCACACCAATCCACTAATCCAGAATCAAAAGACACTTTTTCACCAGCTGTGATATTTTTGTTCCAAAACGATGCTGTGCAGTGGTGTAACACCATATTACCGGGAGGAGTGTATAGAATTTTATCACCTACAGAGAAGCTTTGTCCACCAGGGGCTGGATCATGGCACCTAAAGAAAGCTATAGCGAAGTCTGGAGGAAGAAGGGTACACGAGGTCCCGGCCAATGCACAGCTCTTCAGGGTTTTCCCAGAAAATACTATGAAG ACACCTCCTACAATCCTCAGTTTCACAAGGAACCAACCAATCAAGTCAATCCTGTCAGAAAA ATGTGAAGAGACACTTGTGAGCTTTGAGGGAGTGGTGGTTAGACGATATCCTGTAGACGGCCACCATACCACCACAAAGAGACCACAATCTAATGACCATCATATAGATTCAGGGACAG GTTGGGGGTCTCCGGATGGTTGTGGAGTGAAAGTTGTTGTGAAGTGTCCAAGGTCAGGTGACGAAGTGGATGTCTATTTTAACCTTGACAGTTTTGTGTACCCGCTGGGGCTACTCCCAGGGGCAGGGGTGTGGTTAGAGCGACTCGAAAGAAAGGTGTCACGAAAAAACAATGTTTACTGTCAATACATAGCAGTTTCCTGTCTCCATATACAGTATCACACAGACCTGAGCAG TGAAATTCCCCAAGCTAATACAGAGACAGGACCTCTTCGTCTGGTCTACCTGGCTGATATATGGATGAACAGGAGCTTTTGCTCACCATTTCCAGTCTGTTGTCATGTAGAGAGATTCTTAAAGGTGTCCCTGAAGTGGGTGTGTCACAAATGTGGAGGAGTTTGTGTGGGTGGGGCATGTCCTAACCCTGGCTGTCAGTCAGATCATGGTACACGGTTCCTGGCCAGGGCGAG TGTTATCGTTGAGGATGGGACCAGCGCTGCCATAGTAACAGTGAGGGATTCTGCTGTACAGAAGTTACTGATGCTGTCTGATGGAGAATGGTCCAGTCTACAGGGTGTGATACACAAGGAGGGGGAG GTGTTTCTACAGAAG